From Ovis aries strain OAR_USU_Benz2616 breed Rambouillet chromosome 25, ARS-UI_Ramb_v3.0, whole genome shotgun sequence:
TTTAGCGAGATCTGACTTATGATAGAAGGGCTTCCCACATTCATTACACTTATAAGGTTTTTCCCCTGTGTGTATTCTCTGATGTACAATAAGGACTGATTTTTCAGAGAAAGATTTCCCACAATCATTGCATTCATagggcttctcccctgtgtgAGTTCTCTGATGTGATCTGAGGACCGAATTGCAAGTGAAGGTTTTCCCACACTGATCACAGTAATAAGACTTCTCCCCTCTGTATGTTCTCTTATGTACCATATAGTCAGACTTATAGTAGAAGGTTTTCCcacattttatacacacataGCGTTTCTCCCCTGTGTGAGTTCTCTGGTGAACTGTAAGATATGAATTTCTAGAGAAGAatttcccacattccttacattcatagggtttcttaCCTGTGTGAGTTCTCTGGTGTTTAGTGAGATCTGACTTATTGTAAAAGGTTTTTCCACATTCATTACACTTGTAAGGTTTCTGCCCGGTATGTATTCTCTGATGTACCATGAGGACCGATTTCTCAGAGAATgatttcccacattcattacattcatagggtttctcctTTGTGTGTGTTCTCTGGTGTACTTTTAGGCCTGAATTGCGACTGAAGGTTTTCCCACACTCATTACATTTATAGGGTTTCCCCCCTATGTGAGTTTTATGGTATTTGGTGACATCTGACTTATGACAAAAGGTTTTCCCACATACCTTACATTCATATGGTTTCTCACCTGTGTGAGTTCTCTAATGTATTGTAAGGTATGAATTCCTGGAGAAGAATTTCCCACACTGATTACACTTATAGGATTTCTCACCTGTGTGTGTTTCCTGATGTATTGTAAGAACTGAGTTGCTTATGAAGGTTTTCCCACATTCactacattcatagggtttctccccTGTGTGAATTCTCTGGTGTACTGAGATATGACTTATGGTAGAAgctttttccacattctttacattcatagggtttctctcctgtgtgagttCTCTGATGAATTATGAGGTGTGAATTCCTAGAGAAGGATTTCCCACATAcattacattcatagggtttctctccgGTGTGGATTCTCTGATGTAAAGTGAGAAGGGATTTCCTAGAGAAGCActtcccacattcattacattcaaaaggtttctctcctgtatgtACTCTCTGATGTTTGGTGAGTTCTGACTTTTCACAGAATGCTTTTTcacattcattacattcataGACTTTGTCTCCTATGCACGTTTTCTGAGTTACATTAAGAACTGACTTCCAGAAAGGTTCCCCCAGGTTGTTACATTCAAATGTTCTCTCTCCTGTGTCAAGAAAGTTTGATCTGCTGAAATTATCCACTTTGTCATTATGTTCATAATCTTTCAGCTTCAAATGTTTCAAGAGAGATACCTTTTCAAAGGTTTTGCCATATTCATTAAACTCATAAAGACTTTCTCTTATCTTATGGACCATGAGAATTGAATAATTACAGAATGTTTTGTCACATTCATTATGTTCACAAGGACCTTGTCTTTTGTGAGCTTGTTTATATGTGATGAAAACTGTCTTCTCACAGAAATTTTCACCACATTCTTTATATTCAAGACTGCTCTACATGTTTAATTTTCTCATATGGAAAGAAGTCTTCATTTTGACTGACATACTTTCTATTCTTAATTAATTCATAAGGTTTCTCTCTTACATGAGCTTTTTCACGGTTAACATGAAGGAATAAGTTTCATATGCACTGAGATCATCAGACTTCTTTCTTAAATAGTTTTTCTCAATAAttaattctgaaatatatttcaaattcatCCCACTTGTGTCACATTTACAGGATATTTTTATGAAAGAAACTGGGTATGTgctgaaattaaacatttttcctAATACATTACTTCTCTCTATAGTCAGTGTTTTGTTGTTGATAAATGGAGCTTGCCAGAAATGTCTGTTGTGCATTTCCTGACTCTGTTCCAGCTGGTTAACAATCCTGCAGACTtctataaatgacaaaaaaactgtatgttattaattttattataattatgatAAACTTACCCTTATATACAAATACCCTTTTATATGACTGACTCAGTTTCTTTAAATAAGAGTAATACAAGATGTCTGTGTGCCCCATTCTTTTAGcttagaagaaagaaacaaaacttgaCATAGTGGAAATGGGGAATAAAAACTCACAATAAAGACATCTACATTTGACAATGTTTACATAGGTAAATACTTCAAGACTTAATATggaggttaaaaataaataaaagcacagtgAATAAAGGAAGacatattttggggaaaaaagactGAGTCAGGTCTGGGAAATGcagaaaaccagaaaagaaatgaaggttAGTATATAAGAGTACCCTGGAGAGATATCAGAGGA
This genomic window contains:
- the LOC101119014 gene encoding LOW QUALITY PROTEIN: zinc finger protein 33B-like (The sequence of the model RefSeq protein was modified relative to this genomic sequence to represent the inferred CDS: inserted 5 bases in 3 codons; substituted 1 base at 1 genomic stop codon) translates to MSSSYYLNLNTNVLFQGSLSFEDVTVGFTQQEWQKLDPAQRTLYRDVMLENYSHLISVGYCIPKPELIFKLEQGEQPWVLETESPSQSYPEVCRIVNQLEQSQEMHNRHFWQAPFINNKTLTIERSNVLGKMFNFSTYPVSFIKISCKCDTSGMNLKYISELIIEKNYLRKKSDDLSAYXNLFLHVNREKAHVREKPYELIKNRKYVSQNEDFFPYEKIKHVEXSLEYKECGENFCEKTVFITYKQAHKRQGPCEHNECDKTFCNYSILMVHKIRESLYEFNEYGKTFEKVSLLKHLKLKDYEHNDKVDNFSRSNFLDTGERTFECNNLGEPFWKSVLNVTQKTCIGDKVYECNECEKAFCEKSELTKHQRVHTGEKPFECNECGKCFSRKSLLTLHQRIHTGEKPYECNVCGKSFSRNSHLIIHQRTHTGEKPYECKECGKSFYHKSYLSTXQRIHTGEKPYECSECGKTFISNSVLTIHQETHTGEKSYKCNQCGKFFSRNSYLTIHXRTHTGEKPYECKVCGKTFCHKSDVTKYHKTHIGGKPYKCNECGKTFSRNSGLKVHQRTHTKEKPYECNECGKSFSEKSVLMVHQRIHTGQKPYKCNECGKTFYNKSDLTKHQRTHTGKKPYECKECGKFFSRNSYLTVHQRTHTGEKRYVCIKCGKTFYYKSDYMVHKRTYRGEKSYYCDQCGKTFTCNSVLRSHQRTHTGEKPYECNDCGKSFSEKSVLIVHQRIHTGEKPYKCNECGKPFYHKSDLAKHQRTHTGQKPYECSHCQKTFSCNSGLKVHQRKHVREKAYECTEFGETSKKSVLTVHSKLHPGGKSFKYINSNERNLST